CTTATCTACAAAGTTTGGCAGCCCCATAATGTGGTATTCGTGTTGTTTAAAGAAATTAATGATTTGGTTTAGTAATAATCTGAAAGATGggtggtttttatttatttatgaaccTTGACCAGATTTAGGAAACTAGTTGGGTTTGGTCAAATTCTtccaagttttaaaaatatcagagagagagagagagagatcttaaAATCTGCTATGCAATTATTTATCTGCCATTCTCGCATTTGGGTTTCAGAATAATCGCTGAACGCCACAGGGAATACTATGCAAGCTGCAacctatttattaaaaaatagcaTCATCGTCATCTGACTCATCTCCTCTTGACTACACATTCACGCACATAGTTAATGTCAATATACATTTTTTGATTGTTGCAGTGATAGACACGTTAAACTAAACAAGACATGGACGTGCAAGACAAATTATTGTGGCCATGGTTGATAATGTCCACATAATTTTAATCATAAAGGAATTGGTTCATTTTGAGCTTGATTTGGGTGAATGTGGTCGAATTAACACATACATAAGATGTGAAAATAGGAAAATGTAAGAAAATTGAAGGTGGGAAAGTTTAAATAAAGAAGCACGTGATGTATAGGATGTTGGAGACATTGGAAAGAGGATCAGTCGTGGCCAGGTATATGAATATGATGATGTCAGTGTGTATCCATGTGAGCCTATCATGTGTACTTATTACTAGTTTAATCGTACcactttattaatttttaatactcGATATcgtattgaaatttttgaaaagtaagaattaatatacaataataaggtATTAGACTATTATCTATTAGTCATTGGTCAGAGGAGCAGCGATGGAGTATAGTATTATTTTTCATGACTTATAGCCAACGAAAACAAGCGTAACTAGCACAGTCCCACCCGTAGCTAATAAATTATGTTTAGTGCGTGACAGAAACTAGATCCAGTTTTCCAATCTGAAGTACCTTACAAGTTACACAAGCAAGCATGTTGAAAACGTCTGTGTTATCCAACTACCActgaatataatatatctaaaatGTGAATATGAACAGCTTTTTAAAGAAGGGGATGGCCAAAGAGACATGCCATTATAAAAATAGCATGTAATAGTAATGGTAGCTACATCAAATCCATCCGGGAACTCAAACCATACAAGCCAGCTCACATTTATGGGCCTTAATCTTCATCTCTGGCCTAATATATCATGTCTTTACATGTTTTGTCTTCTTATCTTGGCCAATATACCATAGTCTTTACATCTATGGGGCTTAATCTTCTTCTTACCCTATATATAATACTCCTTACTACTATGGGACTGATCCTTCTTCTATGGCCAAGTAATACCATAGTCTTTACTTCTTTGTGGTCCAGTATATCATATTTACATTTATGGGCCTAGTCTTCTTTTCTAGCCCAATATATTCCAAAGGAGAGAATAAATTTCTGCGGAATGGGGCTCGTTGGTTGGGTGGTGGACTACTTTGCGCGGCGTTCAATAATAGTGGTTGACATTAATACCCCCACGATCGGCGTTACGGTTCTTAGCGAAAATTAAGAAactgtttattaatttttaaataaaaaaaactatgaatCGGTTCTTAAATAAAGACTTTAAAAccgattcttagtttttttttagttaaaaattaagaaacagtttcttaacttccgatAAGAACTCCAGTCTAAGAACTCcggattaatcatggtctaGTAGTTAGGGGTAATCTCGTAAATGCGATAGCTACCTACCCAGCTTCGACGTGAACAAAACGTGTCGCGTCTTGTATCTTGTAACTTGTAAGAAGGGACTTTACTCTCAGCTACAACAATTTCATCTTTGGAGAAGAGTGATCGGAAACCATCATCATCGGCGATGGGTTGGCTGACGAGGTTTCTAGCAGCGGTAGCGTTTTTAGCCGCCGGAGTTATATTCTCACCGGAGACATTCGGATCTCTGTCGAAGGGCGAGAATCCAGCGAAGGTTTTGATATTCGTGAAGCTAGCTCATCTACTCAGCTTCGCTACAGCTTGGGGAGCTGCTCTCTGGGCTACCTTCATCGGCGGAATCATCATGTTCAAGTAATCGAGTCGATCACCAACTCTCTCAATCTCTCTCGATCATCTTCGAATTGgtcaaattagggtttatgtgtgattttGATTTGATTAGGAACTTACCGAGGCATCAGTTCGGTAACCTTCAAAGCAAGATGTTTCCAGCTTATTTCACTCTCGTTGGTTCTTGCTGCGCCATTTCACTCTCTGCGTTTGGTTACTTGCATCCATGGAAGTCATCTTCTACCGCGGAGAAGTATCAGCTTGGGTTCCTCGTCTCCGCTTTTGCTTTCAATCTCACCAATTTGCTCGTCTTCACTCCCATGACCATCGATGTAAGTTGTACACATTTCAACAACGCGTACAAGGTTCTCCTGTGTATTAAATGGTctttcttttacttttggtGTGTGTAGATGATGAAGCAAAGGCacaaagtagagagagagaacaacATTGGAGATGAAGTTGGTTGGTCCAAGAACAGGGAGAAGGCTAAGACTATCCCTAAGCTAGCTGCCATGAACAAGAAGTTTGGTATGATTCACGGCTTGTCGTCTCTAGCTAACATCTTTTCTTTTGGGAGCCTTGCCATGCATTCTTGGTACCTTGCTGGGAAGTTGGATCTCTAAGTTTCTTTTCACAAAGGTCTGAGCTTTTTATGTCACCCttcatgaataaaatatatatctctTGCTTTGTAAGATTATCATACCCGGCAGTGAAATCATGAAACAGTTtgttataatgatttttttttctctgaaatAATTGATGTGTGAATGCTATTAGAGAATAACATGCCTAAGTTTTACttaaagaaactaaaaaagTGTTCGTGTGAATGGTGGAGTACTAAACCATAGACACTCATAGTTAACAATCTAATTGGGAGAAAGAAGATGATCACTAGTTGACTACTCCTTGATGCGACGAATCTAGCTATGAGTTTCAAGGAATCTCTCCCAGTACATATAATGTTTACGATTAAGAACTTGGCCCGCCATTGATCCCGCTCTGCCTTTATCTGCTTCAGCTCCTTGCGGATCACGTGCCTCAAAGCTTTGAGGTAAGAGCTCATGTCAtggtttcttttgatttttcctTCAGACCCGTAAGAGCGACGGTCGCTAAGAATCTCTAGAGGGTGCGGTGAGTTAAAGAACGCTGTCTTTGCTGCCCTTAGTCCTTTATCTGTTTCATCGGTGTTCTTAGATGTTAAGGCATAGAGACCACTTCCTGGTGGAAGGAGAGGGTGTGGGGGAGAGAATCTTTCTGATGGTTGTAAGATTAGAAGCTTTCCCATTGGAGAATACAATAGATTCTGCAGAAAAAGACAGAGACTAAGCAACGATCTGCATCAAAACAAGTTAAGATAGTCTTTGAGATTACCTGGTTATTCAGACAAGGATGGTTCCGGAAGTTTCTATTCAACGCCTTGAGAAGCTTTGCGGCTCGGTTAGGGTAACTGCAAGAGAATGCTCGAGGAACAATATCTCTATGCATAGAGATTCCAAGAAGATGACTCTTAGGCAACCCGAGTTTCTCAAGAAGCATGTCGCCTCCGCACATGATGCAAGGTGAACCAAATGTGATCACCGGAAGCAGAGAAGAAGCCGGGACTTGACCTCGGATCAGAAGCATCAGGTTCACCAACAGCGACAAGCTTCCTCCTAGAGAGTGTCCGCTGAACCGAAGAAAAGCACGGTTCTTGCCACGGGAGTTGAGGTGGGCGTGAACTTCGGGTAACATCTGGTTGTAGATTCCTTTCGCAGCTTCGTATATGCCTCTGTGGACAGGCACGTCAAAGTCCTCGAATGGGACTGGCTCGAAGAGAAGGTTAGCTTGCCATGATGCCAAGGAATCTGATCCCTGTTAAAAAGATAAAGAGTGAACGTTCTTAAGCTTGTCTTTTGGCAAAATCTCAGACACCATTAAAGAGTAAACTACCTGAATAAAGAAGAACCTGGTGCCAGTTTTGTCATCGTCGCATACGAACCACTCGCAAGGCGGTGAATGGTTGGACATGAGATCATCGGCCACCGCCTGCTTAACCTCCTCTTCGGCTGCCACGACGGCTGTAACGGAATCAGCGGTGGCCATCAGAGAAGCTTCGTTCTCTCGAAGTCCAAAAGGAAGCACAGATTTCGAATGGGAGAAGAGACGAGAAGCCGCAGAAGCAGCTATCCTGTAAGCAGCAGCTGGATTGATAAGCTTCTTCTCCtccccctcctcctcctcctcattgTTATTCCCATCTTGTTGGTCAAGACTCGATCTCTTCTCGATCGAGGAAGTCACGAATCTCAGTTTCTGATATTTCAACAGATTCTCAGGctgtaaaaaaacaaagaatcagAAACACAGAAGAAAAGTGAAGTTTTGTTTGGATCTGTAAAAGGTCTTCTTTAACCTTGATGTTGGGGATTGAATAAGCCAAGTTTCCCAGATAGGATAGCTTCGCGAACATCTGTGCATCATCCAAAGGAATTTTCATGAGCATCTTCGAGAAGTTTTCTCGATCAAACaccatctcctcctcctcttcctcatcGATCCTGCAGAGATCGCATGACTCGTCCTTCTTCGAGCCTTCCTCCTCATCTTCTCCATCACCGCCTCCAGATCGCTGCCGCTTCCCTTTCCAGATAGACCCAACCTCCAGAATCTTCAAAACCCAGTTTCCGTTTCGCTCCTCCTCTCTCTCCAACAAAACGGCGTCGTCTCCCACCGTTTCCTTCCTTCCCTTCCCACCACCGATCCGAAGAAACTCAAGGGGACGACGCGGCGTCGTTTTCTTCGGCCGCATAGATCCGGTCGTTGGTCTCTCCTCGACAGAGCCTCCGATCGCACGTATCATCGACGGCCCCACCGGAATCTTCGGAGATACGCATTGCACCGACATTTTTAAGAAAACGCCAGAGTCCATGTCGTTTGATTTATGGTTTATGTTGAAGGCCTGCAGATATATACGTGTATACGTATACGAGTTGGCGAAATTTCCGGCGTTGGCGTGCAAGTTTGAATGAATGTCTCCTCGTTTTTGGTCTCTTCTCCGATCAATCTTTCTTTTTGACAGAGATGTCTCTcaactatgtatatatatacatacacacattTATGTTGTGTAGGAAGGCAGGTGAACGAACTTTAAACTCTCCTTATTGGTGCATAAACCTCTTACTTAGGATAACAATTTCCCTGACCTTATTTATTTTGAAggtattattttcatttaagtTTGCATTTACGTTaggaaaataatattaatattaaacgGTTAGGATCTTTCTGGGTGGAGCGGTATCTGGGGACACATGGAAGGTGAAGAAGTGTCTAAAGAACCTGACCCTCCCACGTTTCTTGGAATAAATTAGGTGCTGTATATCTTGTTGGGCTTTCAATCCCAACTATAACCTAAATTTGTTGCCTAATTAATAAAAGtcgatataatttattttgttcttttgttGGTTCAAAATCGATATAAAGTTATTACTTTTTAGTCCAAAGAGCTTCAACATATTGTCAAGACTTTTCCGTaatcttaataatatttttgattgattCAGTGATAACTAACCCACAAAAGAAGGCTACTGGAAATAGAATTCACAGGAGTAAAAAAGCATAATTATGCACTCATTTGATCAACAAAAGCAAAAGACAAATTCCATCAAAACCTCCTATTGGCTTTTGTcaccttcttctttgtcttccttTCTTTTTACTATATTAAAACCTAGCCATGTTACATCTCAAGGACCACCACAAGTTCTCTTTTAAACCCCCAAACTTCTAAAGAGAAGAGTACTAAGCCAAGACTTctttaatcttcttcttctgatcctCGGTGAGAGAAGAAGGAAACAAGACCTCAAATGTGACAAATAGGCTGCCTTTCTTTGTGCTATAGTGTAGTGGCATCCCTTCTCCTTTAAACTTCTTCACTTCCTTGGGCTTTGTAATTCCCTGTTTCACGCAGATAATATTCAATCCAG
The window above is part of the Brassica napus cultivar Da-Ae chromosome C8, Da-Ae, whole genome shotgun sequence genome. Proteins encoded here:
- the LOC106451986 gene encoding transmembrane protein 205, giving the protein MGWLTRFLAAVAFLAAGVIFSPETFGSLSKGENPAKVLIFVKLAHLLSFATAWGAALWATFIGGIIMFKNLPRHQFGNLQSKMFPAYFTLVGSCCAISLSAFGYLHPWKSSSTAEKYQLGFLVSAFAFNLTNLLVFTPMTIDMMKQRHKVERENNIGDEVGWSKNREKAKTIPKLAAMNKKFGMIHGLSSLANIFSFGSLAMHSWYLAGKLDL
- the LOC106451985 gene encoding phospholipase A1 PLIP3, chloroplastic-like — encoded protein: MDSGVFLKMSVQCVSPKIPVGPSMIRAIGGSVEERPTTGSMRPKKTTPRRPLEFLRIGGGKGRKETVGDDAVLLEREEERNGNWVLKILEVGSIWKGKRQRSGGGDGEDEEEGSKKDESCDLCRIDEEEEEEMVFDRENFSKMLMKIPLDDAQMFAKLSYLGNLAYSIPNIKPENLLKYQKLRFVTSSIEKRSSLDQQDGNNNEEEEEGEEKKLINPAAAYRIAASAASRLFSHSKSVLPFGLRENEASLMATADSVTAVVAAEEEVKQAVADDLMSNHSPPCEWFVCDDDKTGTRFFFIQGSDSLASWQANLLFEPVPFEDFDVPVHRGIYEAAKGIYNQMLPEVHAHLNSRGKNRAFLRFSGHSLGGSLSLLVNLMLLIRGQVPASSLLPVITFGSPCIMCGGDMLLEKLGLPKSHLLGISMHRDIVPRAFSCSYPNRAAKLLKALNRNFRNHPCLNNQNLLYSPMGKLLILQPSERFSPPHPLLPPGSGLYALTSKNTDETDKGLRAAKTAFFNSPHPLEILSDRRSYGSEGKIKRNHDMSSYLKALRHVIRKELKQIKAERDQWRAKFLIVNIICTGRDSLKLIARFVASRSSQLVIIFFLPIRLLTMSVYGLVLHHSHEHFFSFFK